A genome region from Cucumis sativus cultivar 9930 chromosome 4, Cucumber_9930_V3, whole genome shotgun sequence includes the following:
- the LOC101221072 gene encoding replication factor C subunit 3, which produces MLWVDKYRPKTLDQITVHQDVAQNLKKLVNEQDCPHLLFYGPSGSGKKTLVMALIRQMFGPSADKVKVENKTWKVDAGTRTIDIELTTLSSANHVELTPSDAGFQDRYIVQEIIKEMAKNRPIDSKGKRGHKVLVLNDVDKLSREAQHSLRRTMEKYSSYCRLILCCNSSSRVTEAIRSRCLNVRINGPTEEQIFKVLEYIGKKEGLQLPSGFASRIAEKSNRSLRRAILSFETCRVQQYPFVSNQAIPPMDWEEYITEIASEIMKEQSPKRLFQVRGKLYELLVNCIPPEIILKRLLYELLKKLDAELKHEVCHWAAYYEHRMRLGQKAIFHIEAFVAKFMSIYKTFLISTFG; this is translated from the exons ATGTTGTGGGTCGACAAGTATCGTCCAAAAACCCTAGACCAGATCACAGTTCACCAAGATGTAGCACAGAATCTCAAGAAATTG GTTAATGAACAGGACTGCCCTCATTTGCTCTTTTATGGCCCCTCCGGTTCTGGGAAGAAAACCCTAGTCATGGCCCTTATCCGGCAGATGTTTGGACCCAGTGCGGATAAG GTGAAGGTGGAGAACAAAACGTGGAAAGTTGAT GCTGGAACCAGAACTATTGATATAGAGTTGACAACCTTGTCAAGTGCCAACCATGTGGAGCTCACTCCTAGTGATGCAGGTTTCCAAGATAGGTATATTGTTCAAGAGATAATCAAAGAAATGGCAAAAAACAGACCAATTGATTCCAAAGGGAAAAGAGGACATAAAG TTTTGGTTCTAAATGATGTTGATAAACTATCAAGAGAAGCTCAGCACTCTCTTAGGAGAACAATGGAGAAATATAGCTCGTACTGTAGGTTAATTCTTTGCTGCAATAGTTCATCAAGAGTTACTGAAGCAATCCGCTCTCGCTGCCTAAATGTGCGGATAAATGGACCTACAGAGGAGCAG ATTTTCAAGGTTTTAGAGTACattggaaagaaagaaggacTGCAACTTCCATCTGGATTTGCTTCCCGTATTGCAGAAAAATCAAACAGGAGTTTGAGGAGAGCTATACTATCATTTGAGACTTGCCGTGTTCAACA GTATCCTTTTGTCAGCAACCAGGCAATACCACCAATGGATTGGGAGGAGTACATCACTGAGATAGCATCTGAAATAATGAAGGAGCAGAGTCCCAAAAG ATTATTCCAGGTCCGTGGGAAGTTATATGAGTTACTGGTTAATTGTATCCCTCCGGAGATCATATTGAAG AGATTGCTTTATGAGTTACTCAAGAAATTGGATGCTGAATTAAAGCATGAGGTCTGTCATTGGGCTGCATATtat GAACACAGGATGCGTCTTGGACAGAAAGCCATCTTCCACATAGAAG CTTTTGTGGCGAAGTTCATGAGCATATACAAGACTTTCCTCATTTCAACATTCGgctaa
- the LOC101221311 gene encoding microfibrillar-associated protein 1, producing the protein MSVTAGVSDTVIAVRDKLRGKIGQTKVKRYWPGKAPEWADDADEDGDIRMARAAALEKAFPRQEDSDISRKDDPRLRRLAESRIDNREEIRADHRRIRQAEIVSTIEEETRRQEGLDAEEEDEDALEERRRRIKEKLRQRELEEAAFPEEEEEEEPEEEEEEESEYETDSEDEPTGIAMVKPIFVPKSERETIAERERIEEEERSLEELRKRRLEERKAETKHIVVEEIRKDEEIQKNLEMEANIADVDTDDEINEAEEYEAWKVREIARIKRDRELRDAMLKEREEIEKVRNMTEEERREWERKNPKPAPPPKQKWKFMQKYYHKGAFFQEDADDNAGTAGSDNIFHRDFSSPTGEDKMDKTILPKVMQVKHFGRSGRTKWTHLVNEDTTDWNNPWTYNDPLRAKYNAKMAGMNAPITKPKGSKKLKDWESR; encoded by the exons ATGTCGGTCACGGCGGGGGTTAGTGATACTGTAATTGCTGTTAGAGACAAACTTAGAGGTAAAATTGGACAAACAAAAGTTAAGAGGTACTGGCCTGGAAAGGCTCCCGAGTGGGCGGATGATGCCGATGAAGATGGCGATATTAGGATGGCCAGGGCAGCAGCTCTTGAGAAAGCATTTCCTAGGCAGGAAGATTCAGATATATCTAGGAAGGATGACCCTAGGTTGCGCCGTCTGGCTGAGAGTAGGATAGATAATCGGGAGGAGATTAGAGCTGATCATCGACGTATTCGCCAAGCTGAGATTGTTTCAACCATTGAAGAGGAAACTCGGAGGCAGGAGGGATTAGATGCAGAGGAAGAGGATGAGGATGCTTTggaggaaagaagaagaagaatcaaggAAAAGTTGCGACAAAGGGAGCTAGAAGAAGCTGCATTtcctgaagaagaagaggaggaggagccagaggaagaggaagaagaggagtCTGAGTATGAAACTGACTCTGAAGATGAACCTACTGGTATAGCAATGGTGAAGCCAATCTTTGTTCCTAAATCAGAGAGAGAAACTATTGCTGAACGTGAGCGTATTGAAGAGGAGGAAAGGTCTCTTgaagaattgagaaaaaggagATTGGAGGAAAGGAAGGCAGAGACAAAGCACATTGTGGTTGAGGAGATTAGAAAGGATGAAGAGATCCAGAAGAATTTGGAAATGGAGGCCAATATTGCAGATGTAGATACTGatgatgaaataaatgaagcaGAAGAATATGAGGCTTGGAAGGTTAGAGAGATTGCTAGGATCAAGAGGGATAGAGAACTTCGAGATGCAATGTTGAAGGAGAGGGAGGAGATTGAGAAGGTGAGAAATATGACCGAGGAAGAGAGGAGAGAATGGGAGAGGAAGAATCCGAAACCTGCTCCACCACCTAAGCAGAAGTGGAAGTTTATGCAGAAATATTACCACAAGGGTGCATTCTTCCAGGAAGATGCTGATGATAATGCTGGAACTGCTGGATCTGATAATATTTTCCATCGTGATTTCTCTTCCCCAACTGGAGAAGATAAAATGGACAAGACAATATTGCCGAAGGTTATGCAGGTCAAGCATTTTGGGCGCAGTGGGAGAACAAAATGGACGCATCTTGTCAATGAAGATACAACCGACTGGAACAACCC TTGGACCTATAACGATCCTCTTCGGGCAAAATACAATGCAAAAATGGCTGGAATGAATGCACCAATTACAAAACCTAAAGGGAGCAAGAAGTTGAAGGATTGGGAATCTCGTTGA